In the genome of Pseudomonas sp. P5_109, one region contains:
- a CDS encoding sensor histidine kinase, whose translation MKCKLPGRHSLFWKLAFLLVAFCLLMIWLSWSWGRYMEQRNQFLSDEARGTLTRYAAEAEQAWQQRQSTGVDDWLQGIRQHEDSWIGVIGGDLQSLSSQALTDMEIQHLTFLRGLDWPIHKKGRPWMRIPFPGDPSTGSLVIELPKRFVPGHYRVFWRVITNGVIPGLFTLLLCVGLYRLLVVPLNHLRAQANAWRADQLNVRLSTRTTNRSDELGELGRAFDHMSERLQSTVALQQQLLRDLSHELRTPLSRLRVASESEQGLEQLRERIGREVDGMQRLVEDTLQLAWLDTERTRLPDEAIQVQALWEMLTENACYESGWPDTQLQCTVDASCWVRGHLNTLAQALENILRNAIRHSPERAVVHLGGRREGQYWHLWLEDQGGGVAEADLERIFLPFTRLDGSRPGDGGFGLGLSIARNAVQRQGGQLWAQNTGAGLRLNMRLLVHTSPA comes from the coding sequence ATGAAATGTAAACTGCCGGGCAGGCATTCGCTGTTCTGGAAACTGGCTTTTTTATTGGTCGCTTTCTGTTTGCTGATGATCTGGTTGAGTTGGTCCTGGGGCCGCTACATGGAGCAGCGCAACCAGTTCCTCTCCGATGAGGCCCGCGGCACCCTGACGCGCTACGCCGCCGAAGCCGAGCAGGCCTGGCAACAGCGGCAGAGCACTGGCGTTGATGATTGGTTACAGGGTATCCGGCAGCACGAAGACAGTTGGATCGGGGTGATCGGCGGTGATTTGCAGTCGTTGAGCAGCCAGGCGCTGACGGACATGGAAATTCAGCACCTGACGTTCCTGCGCGGCCTCGATTGGCCGATCCATAAGAAGGGCCGGCCGTGGATGCGGATACCGTTTCCCGGTGATCCCTCCACCGGCAGCCTGGTGATCGAGTTGCCCAAGCGCTTCGTACCCGGGCATTACCGGGTGTTCTGGCGGGTCATCACCAACGGCGTGATTCCGGGCCTGTTCACCTTGCTGCTGTGCGTCGGCCTGTACCGCTTGCTGGTGGTGCCGCTCAATCATTTGCGCGCGCAGGCCAATGCCTGGCGTGCCGATCAACTGAACGTACGGCTGTCGACCCGGACCACCAATCGATCGGATGAGTTGGGTGAATTGGGCCGGGCGTTCGATCACATGTCGGAACGCCTGCAAAGCACCGTGGCCTTGCAGCAACAGTTGCTGCGCGACCTTTCCCATGAATTGCGCACACCCTTGAGCCGCCTGCGGGTGGCCAGTGAAAGCGAGCAGGGCCTGGAGCAATTGCGCGAACGCATCGGCCGCGAAGTCGATGGCATGCAGCGCCTGGTGGAAGACACGCTGCAACTGGCATGGCTGGACACCGAGCGCACCCGATTGCCCGACGAAGCGATCCAGGTCCAGGCCCTGTGGGAAATGCTCACGGAAAATGCTTGCTATGAAAGTGGCTGGCCCGACACTCAGTTGCAATGCACGGTGGATGCATCCTGCTGGGTTCGAGGACACCTCAACACCCTGGCCCAGGCATTGGAAAACATTCTGCGTAACGCGATTCGCCATTCGCCCGAGCGCGCAGTGGTCCACCTTGGCGGACGGCGCGAGGGACAATATTGGCATCTGTGGCTGGAGGACCAGGGCGGCGGTGTGGCGGAAGCTGATCTTGAGCGGATCTTCCTGCCGTTTACCCGTCTCGACGGTTCAAGGCCGGGGGATGGCGGATTCGGTCTGGGCTTGAGCATCGCCCGCAATGCGGTGCAGCGTCAGGGTGGACAGCTTTGGGCGCAAAACACCGGGGCCGGGTTGCGGCTGAACATGCGGTTGTTGGTTCATACGTCGCCGGCTTAA
- a CDS encoding response regulator transcription factor, which yields MTPITAGLPRILSIEDDLVLGAYVHEHLDRSGFHVTWCQNGQEGLEIARRQSFDVVLMDILLPGMDGLAVLTQLRQSHSTPVLLMSALGAEADRISGFRLGADDYLPKPFSMVELRVRIEAILRRVALDRRPIPTVPVPSMDSLRFDDESFEVFYGEQAGGLTRSEYRLLETLHRSADEVLSKAFLYQQVLQRGYAAHDRSLDMHISQIRRKLKAIGYTEREVRTVWGKGYILSAADEM from the coding sequence ATGACTCCCATCACTGCTGGCCTCCCCCGAATCCTGTCCATCGAAGACGACCTTGTGCTGGGTGCCTACGTACATGAGCACCTGGACCGCAGCGGCTTCCATGTGACCTGGTGCCAGAACGGCCAGGAAGGCCTGGAGATTGCCCGCCGGCAATCTTTCGACGTGGTGCTGATGGATATTCTGCTGCCGGGCATGGACGGTCTGGCGGTACTGACCCAATTGCGCCAGAGCCATTCCACCCCGGTGTTGCTGATGTCAGCCCTCGGTGCCGAGGCCGACCGCATCAGCGGCTTTCGCCTGGGCGCCGACGATTACTTGCCAAAGCCCTTCAGCATGGTGGAGTTGCGGGTGCGCATCGAAGCCATTCTGCGGCGGGTGGCACTCGACCGCCGGCCGATACCGACAGTGCCTGTCCCTTCGATGGACAGCCTGCGCTTCGACGATGAAAGCTTCGAGGTCTTTTATGGCGAACAGGCCGGCGGCCTGACCCGCAGCGAGTATCGGTTGCTGGAAACGCTGCATCGCAGCGCCGACGAAGTGTTGAGCAAAGCCTTCCTTTATCAACAGGTGTTGCAGCGCGGATACGCGGCCCATGATCGCAGCCTGGACATGCACATCAGCCAGATCCGCCGCAAGCTCAAGGCCATTGGCTACACCGAGCGCGAAGTGCGCACGGTATGGGGCAAGGGTTACATCCTGAGCGCCGCCGATGAAATGTAA